Part of the Cottoperca gobio chromosome 1, fCotGob3.1, whole genome shotgun sequence genome, cacacacacacacacacacacacacacacagcccaaaCCCTGCCTGCTGCTCAGGATACTACCACagtcaacaacatcaacacagGATGGGTCTACTGTTGACACTGAGCTCCGAAACCTTTTCTGATCGATTGATTGACGGGTGTTAAAATTGCATGTTGGGACCATTCACGCATATTTTCCTCGTCGCTAATTAGCCCCGAGTCGTCATTGTGGAACAAACTCTTCAGGGTTCACTAAGAGGCCACCGATGAAAACCAATTAACCAACTGACCAACAGCCAGCTTCCCCCGCCGTCTTTTCTCATGACATTTAAACCAAGCGGACAAGTTCCCGTCATCACGACCACATCCCACTGACGTGTTAGATGTTACTGCTAAACAGATTAAAGCTGCAGAACGGGACGATTTAGAAGCATTTCACAAATTAATCCAATCTGGTTTCACACTGCCAGCCTTTCAACCACACCACAGAAATAATCCCTTAATTTACCTTCTTTGCTCTTGTTACATAACTGCAGTAGTTTGTTAATTACAACcagttccatccatccatccatcgtctaccgcttatccgggatcgggtcgcgggggcagcagctccagtaaggaacaaacttcccttctccgggccacatcctccagctccgactgggggatcccgaggcgttcccagtgaggagatataatctctccaccgagtcctgggtcttccccggggtctcctcccagctggacgtgcctggaacacctccctagggaggcgcccaggtggctccttactagatgaaccacctcaactggctcctttcaacgtaaaggagcagcggctctactccgagtctctcctgatggctgagcttctcaccctatctctaagggagacgccagccgtCTGACAACATAACACGTTACCACGCTAACATGCGTAAGTATAGTGGAGCCTGTCAAGCCGAGCCGAGGTCGCCTTCACACCTGGAGTTTGGTTCTTTTGCTCTGGTGCGTTTTATATTTACACCGGCTCCTTAACACGTTAACTCAGAGCCGTTAACGTGCAGATACACAGACTGAGAGGTGACAATAGATTACGGCTGAATGGACCTTGTGTATATCTTGAATAATCACAAAACAAAGGCGCTTCATGTACAGTAAAAATGACCGGGACAATCCATGTCGTTTGGTCGACACCACAGTTTGAACCTCAGCTCTCACAACATGCTGAACACCAAACAGGAAACACACCAGAGCTCCTTTGAATCAAACCAGCACAGGTTACGGTGTGACAGCACTTTGTGACGCCCCACCAGGGGTCAGGATCCAGGACACTGCCCTGCGTTTTCTGCCGAGTACAACGTCCTCACAAACATCCCGAACACCGGAACAAAACATCTGATTTTGACGTCAGTGTTGAGACATAAATGTCAGCATCAGGCTGATAATGTAAAAGAACACGAAACACGTTCCTTATTCCTGAGGAGTACTGACAAATTCCTGTTCCCACATGACCTTgaacagcgtgtgtgtgtgagtgtgtgtgtgtgtgtgtgtgtgtgtgtgcgtttctggTCACTGTGGCAACAGTTACCAAGCAGCAAGGCGAGCTCCACTGCCTGCAAGATGATGAGGATGTAGAATAATGATCAGGGTGCGCCACGTTTTAAAGGAAGCTCGGATGGAACATTTAGGGATCGATTAGCTGTTGGAGACACAGGCTGAACGATCTGCACCACTTTCACCTTCATTTTTAGACACATTTAAGGTGGGAATTAAAATGAAATCTATTGTCAGAGCTTCTCACAGCCCTCTGAATGTCAGTCATTGTGTGGATGTCACACACTACTGTCTGAATAACAATAAGGTGAATGCTGGGAAGAGAAGCTCAGCGCTCAGCTTCCTCAAACAGACCTTCCTCCTACATCTCATCATGTTCCTCTTTTATCGTTTGACACGCACAGGAAAGATAACTGATGATACATGCAGCTGAATAACACACGTTTAAGTGTTCTCTGTAAGCATGTCAGTCACAGGTTTCCATTCTTTGGATAACAATACGATATTTTCTGCCAAGATACGATTTCCATTTGATTGAATTGAGGGGCCTGCGATCGATACGAGACGGCATCATGTGCCAAGTTAACACAATCACTTCATATCAACTCGCAAAAAGCAACTACAATAGGATTGccatgggaatttcaaaataaaagcgtatCTTAAAGATGATGTGTATCGAGGTTTTCACTTTGTATCGATACATCGGGATCGATGGATCGTTACAGCCCCAGGTATCTGACACTGACTTtaagtgtttcacatgtttaaGCCTCTTCAGACAGATTCAATTTGCTGCAACGACTTTGGGGTGTAAGTGTGGCGTTATAGGTGTTGGTGTGACCAAACTCTTTACATGCTGTGTTGCGGCGATGTGACCGGTCTCTGTTTTACACAGTGACCGTGTGGTTTCAGTCACAAGAATCCGCACATTCGTACTTCTAAACACTTATTCTGACCAAAAGTTGAAGCCAGACCTTTTAACGTTCGGTCTGGACAAAGCGTTTATAAAGTACAGTCGTATGATTATCTTTTAAAAAACCTCTGAAGACAGCTGAATACAAATCACTGGACTGGACGCTAAGATGTTTGAACAGCGTTTCCTCTGGAGCTCTGCCCTCCGTGACTGGGGTCAGAGCTTAAAGGATAAGTCTGAGGGTATTCaatatttttcttcttgtcaACTAATCCCATGTTCAGACTGAAACCAACATTGAATGTATCCACTAataagtactgagtgtgtatcacAGCTGATTTATTTCCTCTGAGACTTAAAGCACCagaaactattaaaacacatcagtgagctccactgctgctctgacatgttcccacacacacacacacacacacacacacacacacacacacacacacacacacacacacacacacacacacacacacacacacacacacacacacacacacacacacacacacacacacacagtcctgcttCACCAAACACTCACTAGagtgtggattaatccgccgctgaatatagtccccaacaaatgcagtatttcctgttataactatatatttgtgttaaaGCTTtacgtcttcagtaggaaccaatgagCTTGAGGCgtagagccacagacaggaagttagACGGTATTTAGAGACGGAATAATACTTTGAATAACACCAGCCTTCTGCTTTCTGTTATAgacaataatattgttttttcgcatttatttctgggacaatatatcgtcaaacaaaaacaagttatcGCGACAGGCCTGTGCAGAGACGACTGGTCGGGGTTCAGGTGGAAGTCGTgcaaagaggaaacaaaaatcAACAGGAAAAAACTTTAAGTGGAGTTTTTACGGGAAGTTTTACTTGAGTTTGTTCTCATTTACAACTTTAGCTCAAGACTTCTTTACGCCTCGTTGTTGTTCCAGTGAGGATTattgtaaaaaaagagaaattattcTGTAGCCATGTTTTGGCATCATTAGAGACCCGGGCAGAGAGAAGAGTGTGACGAAGACTTAAACTAAAAGGTCAAACTGTTCACACGCAGTAAAACGGTGGATTTGGCAGCACTGCGGATGAAAAGGTCAAACTCATGCTTTCCCCTTTAAACCAGACGAGCACCTCCACACAAAGTGAAGACAATGGCCCGATGCTGCCGTTCTATTATTAGTGCTGATAAACACGCAGCTGATCTCAGAGCGTCTGCTCGTGACATGTGTTAGTCTGACGACGAGGTTTCAGTCCCTGCAGGTCACCGGCACAAAGCCGTTTCCCTCTCAGGTCTTTATCTCGTGCCAACTGCTGCGATCACTCTCAAGTTATTGATCCAGGACGACATGTTTATCCCCCGTTTAACTGCACGATAGAGAAGTGCTTTGGGATGAAATGAAGTAAAAGGAAGCTCCATTCTTTGTGCACGTCACATTAAATCTGTCATTGAACATCTGAAATGTTCCTCTCTGGCTGCTCGGGACTCTGGGAAgatgagttgttcatgttgtgtcTCAGACAGAAAGTTATTTGTCTTTACTTGTTGCAGTTTCTGTGAAGTTTAGTACGTAGTTTGtcagtttttcttatttttatgttgGTGTTTTTTGTGACCTTCAGTTTTTATGGggaaaagtgaaaacaatgaaacacaTTTGGTAGTTGTGgataactttaactttaattatatatatatatatatatatatatatatatatatatatatatatatatatatatatatatatatatatatatatatatataagcgcCTTATAATGCCCATAAAACAGAGATACagctaaatatattattattattattattattattattattattattattattattattattagttattctAATGTCCAactatattttctgttttattttatttcaataaaaaaggtttaatgTTCAGTAAACTGAGTCTAAAACCCCTGAAATCAGCCTATAAATCACCACCATGTGAACATTAATCAGAGGACATGACCTCAGTGCTCTAAAGGGCAGCTACACACATGAACACTTTGATAACACAATATTGCCCCATTACAATTATATGCAGATAATGTAAATGACCACACAACATTATCACTAAAGCGTTCATTAGTTCACTTCAGTCAGGGATTAAACCTCTTAAATCACTAGAAAGCCTTTACAGGACTGTATTCATGTATTTGACCCATTAAAAGACGTTTCACCTTGTAAAATAAAGGGATTCTGCTTTGCACAGAGGAAATCTCAATATATAAATAGGTTACTGCACGTGCATGGTATTAATGAGGATGGTGCCAGTTTCTATAGCCATAGTTACAGATGAAAAAACACATGAGtggataaatacaaatgttaaattgAGTTGTTACACTCACCGGCATCATGCTGGCAGTTTTCCTCTCTGTCGCATCCAGACTGCAGCTGAAACCATTAAAGCATCCCGCTCCTCTGcgctctgtgtctcctctgccCCTCAGTCACACcacatttatcattattattattatcattattattattattattattgttattattattattattattattattattatttttttttatttttttttagatttcaGCTCCTCCTCGACCTGTTGCAGTGACCCAGCGGGCCTTTCCTCTCTTGTCTGCAGGTCCAATCCCtctggagagaagaggaagaagaggaagaggaagaaaaaaggatGCTTTCGGAGAAGCTTGGCATGAGGCTGCAGGAAACACCGTCTAGAAATAAATCTGTGGTAGTTTCTCTGCAGGGAGCAGGAACACAAAGCGCAGCGGGCTGGAGCAGCTCTCCTGCTGAGCGGTAATCATGCTCAACATCCAAGATCCGTCTGACTGTGTGAGCGTGTTTGGATCACAACCATTCAATCAACGCAGACCGGTAACCAGCCGGGGCTCCGCTGGCGAGGGAAACAACACTTCCGGTACGAGatgtcagaataaaagcatcatTTGTAGGACCAAAGTAGCTTGGTTCCAGATTAGGGTCATTTTTGACCATACACCTCCATCGATATTGCAACGATGTAGTAGGGTTGACTGTTTACACAAGGATATTTTTGATCAATAATCATTACTagtgtggatataatgacttaataataaaacacatttcagaaaattacatcactttactgtaatgcagcctttaaaaccaggaaaagacaatAATATTATTACGATATTCTCATAACCAAAATCTAAGACGATATCTAGTTTCATATCACGACATcgatataatatcaatatattgcTCAGCCCAATTCCAGATCTTTGAATCACCAAATATATCTCTGATTTGGTGATTCAAActgatcaataataataaaaacatagatacaattgtattattattattattattattattattattattataaacaacattattatctttagaatattaataataactacagcagtggtggaagaagcattcaattattttacttaagtaaaaaaagtgttaaaaaataCTCTTATAAGCAaagccattcacacacaccccaGTCCCCAGTCTGAACATGTATTTGGCATTCCTGGACAGGTTTCCGAGTTCACCAGTGTGGCTTTACTTGTTTGTCTGTTAGTTTTTACCACTATCATACttgtattattactttaaaaatatcatggtttggccgcttttattttgaaggactTGTTATCCATATTCCGGTTTTAATATGTCCAATTTGATGCAGCTCGTGACCAGGATCTCCTGGCAACGGGAATAAACTCCTCCTCatttctaagtgtgtgtgtgtgtgtgtgtgtgtgtgtgtgtgtgtgtgtgtgtgtgtgtgtgtgtgtgtgtgtgtgtgtgtgtgtgtgtgtgcgtgtgtgtcttgtTCTGTTGCTAACAGCGACCTCTGCAGGAACTGGTGAATATTCCAAAtgaattattgattatttaaaaatcaataggTGTTTTTTATCTACTCCCTCCCAGTGTTGGTATGTAGGTGGGATACAATAACTGAAATACTGCACTTAAACTGGGCATTTGCTGTAAGTGCTCCACAATTGTGAAATAACCTTCCATTGGGAAACTTTCATGCCAAAAAAGCATCTTTGAATTTAAAGTAAATTGGGAATCAGAAAAGCTACCTCAGAGTTCTCTTTTAAAaccattaaatatatatatatatatatatatatatatatatatatatatatatatatatatatatatatatattttaaagacttGTAAGAGGTTCTTTTTGTTGTatgcttttattcatttatttaggcTATTGTTAAGATTTCTATTCATTGTCTTTTATGCATGTTTCTATTTCTTGACTGCATTTAAGTTTGTAATtgcactgtgtgttttctgttattATGTCTGTAAGGCCAtttgtaagcttttttttttaaagtgaaaagtttgtaatattattattaatattattgatattattattaagtaggCCTACATTTGTGAGGtagtatttcctttttatgctactttatacttctactctactacattttGGAtgccaatattgtactttttactcaactACATTTATGTCGCAGCTTAGTTTGCagattcatattaataatactaaatataatgtaattgaTAAATGATGACGTACCCACGTTTTACGACGCCCGGACATACTTCCGGGTCCGCGTTCATTAATGCGGTGATCGCTGTGTCTgcccagcagagggcagcaccGCGCAGGAAGTTAGTATTTATGCCTACAAAATAATAGTGTAGAAAAAATATATGGTGTAGAAATAATATCTAACTGAAAATAGGATAACAATAAACCTCAACAGACACTGGTGTCATAAATGTGTCTGGATAAAATGGCAGCACATTTGCTCAGTAATCTTGTCCAAAACcgttgaaacatttattttgaaaccgGAAATTCTTAGTGGCTCTTACCGGAGTGATACTTGCATCTGACGTGCACACACGTGGATAATGGAGCTCAGCAAAACAGGGATTTAATACAAACGTGTTAACCAGGTAATTAAACCTTTATTTGATATCAAACACCGTAGAATAATAATGAAGTCGCCTGTCCCTGATGTTGAGGACATTCCGGTACGCTTTCTGGACTCTCGCTACTGTACTGATGCGAGGCGTCATGACAAACTGAATTGACAATCTGccggtttaaaaaataattcctTTTCAGTGAAGGCtttttgtgaataaaaatagtaatttGGAGTTCATACGTTCCCTAGCAATCTAGTTGTTAATTCGGCACGTACATTTGTGACGTAGTGACTATATTACAACGTGTATTTTACATGAGTTGATACCGCTTGATGAGGGTAAACAACGTTAGCGAGAACAAGCTAACAAATCAAAACATGAATATTTCCAAACATTATCTGCCTTAACATTGGGAAAAAATTAGCCCGAATCCAAGTGTAACTCTTGTCGATACCCTAACGTATCTAAACTGAAACGTGAAACGTTTCTACACATCCGAAACAACAAGAAGTCACaaaatgctgtgtttttttaaagggagtGCTATTAGCAGTAATAGCTAATCTAGTTAGCCGACTAGCCAACAAGTAGCCTATATCGCAGATCCTCTGTTTATGCTCAGTTTATACGCCTACATGAGTGTCGTTTCTATTTAGATTTACATGGTGTTGATTTTTACCTGCCTACCCACCTAACTTAACTAACTTATACATGAATTCCCATGGATTTATGCTAAGAAACTCACCTGCCAACATCCATGGAAGAAGTAATCAGATCGTTTACCTCCAGTAAAAGTACTATTATTACACAACAGgtgaatttaaaacattactTCAGTAAACATCTGTAGGCCTATTAGCAAAGTAGTCATTGTGCAGTGAGATGTTCCCTGTGAGGTTCAGTACATGTGAtgcttctggattaatattcctgctgcattaatgtgtgtgttgtgtgttactgctgtacatgtttaaggttgttctaatgttccctcctttacatcctgttggtagtgtaatctccatcaatgcatcatattctataagatcatcatatgtttgtagcgtctctgtcctgtgagaaccacgtgtctctaaaaagtcaacttccTGCTGATCAAgtactttgttacatttcaccactggAGCTAAGCATCTTGCTCAAGAGCATTTCCCGTCCTAAACCACCATTAATTCTTCCCTTGTTTCCCACAGCTGTCTGCATCTTCCAGAACCACAGAAACCGAGATGAAGGGGAAAGAGAAGCAGCGTCGGGAGCCGGCAGtctcaaagaagaagaatatggCGGCGAGCAGCAGTGATGATGAAGACTCCGACGTGGAGAGGAACTTCGCTCTTCTcactgagagaggaggagcagaggagggagagccGTACCTCGGAGGAGAGGAAGAATTCAGTGATGAAGACGAAGAAGGGTCTGATGGTGGTACCAAAGAACAGGAAGGCGAGGAGGGATCAGAGGCTGGTGAAGAAGAGGGGGCggttgaggaggatgaagaggaggacggtGACAGTGAAGCCtctgaggaggatgatgaagatcCAGAGGAGGCTGGTGGAAGCAGTGAGATCCAGACAAGAGACGACGTTAAGAAAGGTCAGTTTGTCTGCAGAATATTAACTTTAAAGCTGCTAATACACAGAAAGTCGGACACTAATACGGTGACCTCGTGCAGTAAACATTACACCAGCTGTTAATTTAAGTATTGAGGGTTCACTTGATGAtgataattattgatgcattaacgttgcagctggtaaaggtggagctcgtTTAAACTACTTTTATATGCTGCTGCGTAGTttcatctataataatataaaagatTAGTAGATTCATATTTGTGTGAATAATTTAAATCTGCAAAGtcactaaagctgtcagacaaaagTCGATGAGCAGAAGTTACTGTTATTAAAGAACAAGAACTTTACTACAATACTTTTGTAAATGTACTTGGTTACATTGAAACGGTGACTTCACAGCAGGGAACGTTGAATGACGTATAGTAACCACGACTAAagttacaccctctgttctccACCCCTCCCAGAACTCTCCAACATGTCCTTCGAGGACATCATGAAGCTTCAGAACAAAGTGGGAACCAAAGTGTACAACGAGATCGCGTACGGCAGCAACAGGAGTCAGGGGTCGAGCAAAAAGAAACGCCTGAACAAGAACAGGTGAGCAGCCGCCGCCTTCAGCTACAGACGGCTGCTTCGCCTTCAGCTACAGACGGCTGCTTCGCCTTTAGCTACAGACGGCTGCTTCGCCTTTAGCTACAGACGGCTGCTTCGCCTTCAGCTACAGACGGCTGCTTCGCCTTTAGCTACAGACGGCTGCTTCGCCTTTAGCTACAGACGGCTGCTTCGCCTTCAGCTACAGACGGCTGCTTCGCCTTCAGCTACAGACGGCTGCTTCGCCTTTCATTTACTCCTTGTGGGGTTTTAGAGtgcgtttgtttgtgttttcaggccGATGGAGATTTCAGCCAAGAGACGGGCTCCGTTCCTCCGTCAGGTCGTCTCCGTCAAGAAACCAGTGAGTGAAAGAAACCTGCAGATTCACACGAGTCTGTGTTCTTATAAATACTTTAATGATTCTGTTTTTACTCAGACGTTGAGAGATCCTCGATTTGACGACCTGTCTGGAGAATACAAACCGGAGATTTTTGAGATGACGTATAAATTCATTAACGAcatcaaacacagagagaaggaggtgagaGAGCTGCATCTTCACAATGTTCTGCTTCAGTGTGAACAGAAGCTGGTTCAAACCTAGaacttctgtgtctgtgttggacTGAAAAAGAACGTAATCGTGTTGTTTGTCTGCAGATTGTCCAGAAGCAGCTGAAGAAGACTAAgacgaacaacaacaacaacatccagAGGAAGGAGAAACTACAGTTCCTCTTGAAGAGGATGGTGAGTCTGATGCCTCATATAAAATGCCCTGACTGTTACTTTAAACCTCTTAAACCCAGTTCAATAATCTgttataaagtacatttatgttaaGTAAACACCTTCTCTTCACCTGCAGAGCTgcttaaaacacaaatatgtcaAATGTATCGATGGAAATCGGTTCCTGTTGAGATCCGATTGTTCTTATCGATGCTTTACGACACATGTGCAATGACGCTACACGCACGCTGTATAATGTTTCATGGcggagagagaaaaagctttTATCAGGAATCGATAAAAAATCGAATCGATATCATTAAAATCTTACCGACTCCCATCCGTAGTCACATTTCAGTCTCTTCTGTTGCCATGGAGTCGACTCTTATCTCTCtgttagtatttatttatcttctacAAAGGGAGAAAATGCAGCAAATGTTTCTTATATCTGTGAACATCTCTCAGCTTGATGTTCTTCATAATGTAAAGTATCTGAGGACAACCTGCAGCCTTCAGTGCTGCTCGGGTACGACGTCTTGTTAATTGCCTTAATTGCCATGTTTGACCCGTGActtctctctgcaggagaaCCAGGAGCGAGCGAGGAAGAGCCGAgaggaggagcgagagagagagctgcagttcaagaggcagcagagagagagagccactCAGGGCGACCGGCCCTTCTTCCTCAAGAACTGTAAGAACGACTTAGAACAAACTTTCTATTTACTCTTTATTGTCAGCTTTAAGATCCAGAAtacgtttagtttttttgttattgaaaaatgtatttaaagttataATTCCCATTAGAATGGATTGGAGTCAATTTTAgtaaaattgtataatatttaatgttttgagTAATTTATAACCTTCTCTGGTTGCAACGAATCCaatcattgtaaactgaatgtATTTGGGTTCTGGgatgttggtcggacaaaacaagaagaaTCTTTATAcgtttatatacattttatatacgAAAAGATTAATATGAATAatcataaaatgaaaataataataatttgcagTCCTGCCTTTTTAATATACAGAATGTAGTGAAATAAAAGGAATAATTTTACATAAACAATGTGAGTTAAGGGGGATAATGTGTCAGGACGTGTCACATGTGTTGATACAAagtcaaaatgtgtttacaagTACATCAATGCAATCTGTGAAAACTTCTTATGATTGTTTAAATCTTGCGTATTTGATCAAATGATTGAATTTCAAGTGTCAGATCTGCAGAAGCTGAATTCAGTTCAACTCTTCTTTTGTTGTTCTTTTCCAGCTGACAAGAAGAAGCTGCAGCTGGCTGAAAAATACCAGGAGCTTAAGAAGAGCGGCAAACTGGAGAACTTCCTgagcaagaagaggaagaggaacgcTGGGAAGGACCGCAGGAAGCTGCCCAGACAGCTGCAGAACTAGAACTTTCAGTGACACAAAAACACCTGAAGAAGAACCTGCGGAGAGATAAAAGGACCGTCATGAAGCGTCTCCGCCCGCCGGTGGAGCTGCCATTGTTCTTGATGTTGGATGAAGCTTCATCTCTGGTGTCAGAGACTTTTCTCTCACGGTCTTCATAAGTGGGAGGTGTTTGCTCAGTTGCGTAACTGTAAAGTGTGGAACTCGGGTTGTTTTTGCAAACAAATACTGAAGTTTCAGTTGTTGGAGAGTCCCTGAATGCACCACGAGTGAGACGTTCAGTCTCTGAGATGCAGTTAGAAGAAAATGTAACTTTGATCAAGTAACAGAAATTTGACTGAGATGAAGGAACAAACTGTACTGATGGTTGTTTCCCTGCAGATACGTTACGGTCGGGTTGGTTGGGTCATGAATGACATCTGctactcttttatttttaataaatctttaaatgtatgttgtgtttttttgtgtgtgtgtgtgtgtgtgtgtgtttgcatttgatgCGCTTAAAAAAGTAACGTGACATCATCGCCAACGGTGCAAAAGGGTGCTGGAATAAATATTTTAGGATTAATGtaactttatatacatacacacaaatgctGTTTACAGAATGTTTGGATTTCTACTTGGAGAAAAGTATTCAACCAATAGAAATatctcatttacatttacacaatgTTGACGGATTCATTTAAACACTCATTGGATAAATGATCCTGCAGCTCCAGAGTTATGCATCCAGCCTCCAGTGTGATGTGACGACTTCACATGCTGCAGGAGCAATTCAATGTGTA contains:
- the rrp36 gene encoding ribosomal RNA processing protein 36 homolog, yielding MKGKEKQRREPAVSKKKNMAASSSDDEDSDVERNFALLTERGGAEEGEPYLGGEEEFSDEDEEGSDGGTKEQEGEEGSEAGEEEGAVEEDEEEDGDSEASEEDDEDPEEAGGSSEIQTRDDVKKELSNMSFEDIMKLQNKVGTKVYNEIAYGSNRSQGSSKKKRLNKNRPMEISAKRRAPFLRQVVSVKKPTLRDPRFDDLSGEYKPEIFEMTYKFINDIKHREKEIVQKQLKKTKTNNNNNIQRKEKLQFLLKRMENQERARKSREEERERELQFKRQQRERATQGDRPFFLKNSDKKKLQLAEKYQELKKSGKLENFLSKKRKRNAGKDRRKLPRQLQN